From Enterococcus mundtii, the proteins below share one genomic window:
- a CDS encoding peptidylprolyl isomerase, whose protein sequence is MKKFISILAVSSGLVLFSACSTNPSDQAAVTYKGGTISEQELVDHLKKIKGAETAVQDLIIFQIFEENYGDKISAEDVDKEYNASKEALGDSFDSQLKLAGYTTESYKEEIKRGLAYKAGLRANVELTDEDLKTAWENFHPEVEAQLIKVSSEDEAKEIKKSLDEGGDFAKIAKEKSTDEATKEKGGEITFDSQSTSVPAEVKQAAFKLKNEEVSDVITATNSSTNATEYYLVKMVKQQEKGNDMSKYKDELEKIATETKIADPTFQQEAVRNELKKANVKIKDEDFKNVLSGLMTEPSTSESSTDASTEASTSTSTDSSN, encoded by the coding sequence ATGAAAAAATTTATCTCAATATTAGCTGTATCATCAGGACTGGTTTTGTTTTCTGCATGTTCAACAAATCCGTCAGATCAAGCTGCAGTGACGTATAAAGGTGGTACGATCTCAGAGCAGGAATTAGTGGACCACCTGAAAAAAATCAAGGGTGCGGAGACCGCTGTCCAAGATTTGATCATCTTCCAGATTTTTGAAGAAAATTACGGCGATAAAATTTCAGCTGAAGATGTAGATAAAGAATACAACGCTAGCAAAGAAGCACTCGGTGATTCTTTCGATTCGCAATTGAAATTAGCGGGCTATACGACTGAATCTTATAAAGAAGAAATAAAAAGAGGGTTAGCTTACAAAGCAGGTTTACGAGCGAATGTCGAATTGACGGATGAAGATCTTAAAACAGCATGGGAAAACTTCCATCCAGAAGTAGAGGCACAATTGATTAAAGTAAGTAGCGAAGATGAAGCCAAGGAAATTAAAAAGTCACTTGATGAAGGGGGCGACTTTGCTAAAATCGCCAAAGAAAAATCGACCGATGAAGCGACAAAAGAAAAGGGTGGAGAAATCACCTTTGACTCGCAATCTACAAGTGTGCCAGCAGAAGTCAAACAAGCAGCGTTCAAGCTTAAAAATGAGGAAGTATCTGATGTTATCACAGCGACTAATTCCTCTACGAATGCAACCGAATATTATCTTGTGAAAATGGTCAAACAACAAGAAAAAGGCAATGATATGTCGAAATATAAAGATGAATTAGAAAAAATAGCAACAGAGACAAAAATAGCAGATCCAACATTCCAACAAGAAGCTGTGCGTAATGAATTGAAAAAAGCAAATGTAAAAATCAAAGATGAAGATTTCAAAAACGTACTAAGTGGCTTGATGACGGAACCATCCACAAGCGAAAGTTCGACCGATGCTTCAACTGAAGCTTCGACAAGTACTTCGACAGATAGTTCAAACTAA
- the lepB gene encoding signal peptidase I: MKNFLKNWGILIVVLAAIILARVYVFTPVTVSGHSMDPSLHDGQRLISSKISDFDRWDIITTKEPGDEERMIVKRIIGMPGDTVKMEDDQLYINGEKQDEPYLDEYKKEFSEDKLQEEYSYNSAFQSQAENAETFTSDFEFTVPEGQYLVLGDNRLISKDSRMFGLVDEDLIQGKVVFRYWPLNKINII; encoded by the coding sequence GTGAAAAACTTTTTAAAAAATTGGGGAATCTTGATCGTTGTTTTAGCCGCTATCATTTTGGCAAGAGTCTATGTATTCACACCAGTCACAGTGAGTGGTCATTCCATGGACCCTTCGTTACATGATGGACAACGTTTGATCTCATCTAAAATCTCAGATTTTGATCGCTGGGATATCATTACAACAAAAGAACCTGGGGACGAAGAACGGATGATCGTCAAACGAATCATTGGGATGCCAGGGGATACTGTCAAAATGGAAGATGATCAACTATACATCAATGGGGAAAAGCAAGATGAACCCTACTTAGATGAGTATAAAAAAGAATTTTCAGAAGACAAACTACAAGAGGAATATTCTTATAATTCAGCCTTCCAATCGCAAGCTGAAAATGCTGAAACGTTCACCAGTGATTTTGAATTCACTGTTCCTGAGGGACAATACTTGGTACTGGGCGACAATCGTTTGATCTCAAAAGACAGCCGCATGTTTGGTTTAGTCGATGAAGATTTGATCCAAGGCAAAGTCGTTTTCCGTTACTGGCCGTTGAATAAGATCAATATCATTTAA